agttaccaatttatgccaaataaaaatatgagaaaattcatgtaggcttaaataattatttataataattccATGTCATTAAATGcgagaaaaagataaatttcgagaatttttacgtccaggggcaaaacggtctttttacacttaGGAAAATACTAAAACGCTTGGCAACGTCCcgaaggatcaaacttcacccaaaatgatatatgattgaaagcttatgataaaaatgatttttataatatatgatttatgatgatgattaaagctatttttaaatgatttttaaaatgatttatttatgcttaaagttattttaaaatgattttacgatttatgatttaattataccTGAATCATTTTAATGGTTTACTTATGctcaaaagattattttaaataaaaatatgatttttaaatgtatgtggatgcatatgtattatttgttatctatgtttagaacgtgttgagtctttagactcactaggtttgtatgatgcaggatttgattatttttggaggcggtgacgattgagtcgatcgagtgcagcagtacacacccgagggcctttatgtttccgcactagtttattagatttatgatttaaagatttATGTTCATGAGTTTagtagagatatttttatgctttatttattATTAGTGATCTTTTCCAATATCGATTTAGGAAGTTTTGGTTAGGAgatgatttaggattttgtTTTATACACTTGAGATTTAAATggttaaattattatgattcatgattatgttaaaatattttattaagtaatttagaatttatgatttaagattataaaaaaaaaaaaaaaatcgaggtcgtttcagttggtatcagagccaggttttcccAAAAGGGTTGTGTACTGTCACTtcgagaagctcaagaagtcacgcctcaaatatgtgagtttttactgttttatattttatatgcttaaaattcttttaaatgtttatatgaTACATGTTATACATGTTAGTTGCATGTTgcatgaagaaaaaaaaaaattttaaatgcatgttggttacgtggttTGGACGACGTATACAGAGATGCCTCCTAGAAGGAATGTGCTTAGGACTGATGAGGGTAGACAGGAGGAGGATATCCCACAGCCTCCACCTGGTCAGGATGCTAGTGCCCGTGTACTAGCCGGTATGGCCCGTTTCTTTGAGCAACACGTAGGGAATGGAGCAATAGGTAGGCCAGAGCCAGTATATGAGCGTTTCAGGAGGATGCACCCCGATGAGTTCCATGGCACTACTGATCCATTTatggctgagggatggattagaTCATTAGAGGTAATATTTCGTTATATGGACATGGCGGACGCCGATCGCGTTCGATGTACTATCTACCTGTTGAAAGGCGACGCTTCgttatggtgggagggagcggAGCGAGGAGTGAATATGGCGACTTTGACTTGGGAAGGATTCAAGAGagtgttctatgacaagtacttcacCTCCGATGTTCGTTCTAGGATtaagagagagtttatgagtctccgtCAGGGGGATTGGACTGTTGCCGAGTTTGTGCagaagtttgataggggctGTCACTTTATGCCCTTGATTGCCAATGATGCTGCTGAAAAATTACGACATTTTCTAGATGGTTTGAGGCCGACTATCCGACGCGATGTGATACTTGTCGATCCTGCTGATTATACTACCGCCGTTGCCAGGGCTCTTAGAGCCGAGCAGTCATTGAAGGATATCGATTGGGAGATGCAGCGAAAGAGGAACCGTGCTCAGCAAGCTAATCAGAGTAATAAGAAGCCTCATACGGGACCTTCTAAGCAACCAGAACCACCAAAACCACAAGGACAACCACCTAAAGGAAATGTTCCGAAAGGTGAGGAAAAACCActttgcaaggagtgcaatcgtCCACATTatggcaagtgcatgtggggcaCCTTCAAGTGCTTCAAGTGCGGGGAGTTGGGACACAAGGCTGCGGATTGCACCAAGCCTAGGCAACCCATGACCGGAAGAGTCTATGTGATGCAAGCTACAGAAGATGAGACAGAGCCGACACTACACTGATTTCGAGGTAACCTAGCTGTTTAACATTTTTCTATGCTCttcttgcatgaaatgttaaattgggtGATGGGATTTGATTGGGATATTGAAGAACTTAGAGGAAAATAGGATGCATGCGCTACTTGAACTAGACTTAGGAGTCGACAttgagaatttttgggttagaAATGCAAATTTCAAGATTTTGAGGACCGAATCGACGAGTAAGATTCGAGTTAGAGGTTAAGTTTGAGATGGGTAACGGAATTTAAGCTTGCAATCATCAAGTCAAggaaaatttcgaggacgaaattcaatttaagggggggagaattgtaacgtCTGAAAAACCAACATACGTAAaccgcatgcatgcaaaattattttaattgcttaattattttatttaattgcttttaaatgctagcatgatgtttattatatgattaaatgtataattgcatgattaaatgattatatgacatgtttcatgaaaataaagattttacccgaatataagataataggcagggaaaaggagatcggggacgaccaagacaagaataattatttttcattaaataattgcAAGGCTtcataatatgattaaaaatgatttaaattttctaaaattgttagagttcgaattattttacgattcGAGCTCTATTTTtcccgggaagccggttttgggcaaacgaggagttttaaaagatcaaaaatattattttatggaaactaattttataaaattttattattaagtgttattgggcctaatttaattaatttatgtaGGCCCAATTTCCCATAAGCTTGCAAGCCCAAAACAAGGCCCATTTAACTtgcaaattaaattataaataagtgtTTAGGTCTTCAAAACCTAATAATCTAGCCTCCAAACAGCCGAGAACACCTTGCACACACTcacaagtattttaaaaaataaggggaagaaaagcttgtgttcttcgtcgcCCGTTCGTCTTTCCTCGCCGACGATTGAAaattcgagcgttataaacgcaaaggcacgtttcctaaactcttttaacatcatacaaatcatattatgcatgatttaattgTGGATGCAAGAATAAAATAGGTATTCGATAATTTTTACGGTGGAATGTTTATACGACGTTTTTACGTTTTTATGAAAAACGATTTTTAATCCAACGATACGCTGCCAAGGTAGGATGATATATGATtgcaatataatcaaaacatgataaaataaaataaaaacaagctGGAACCGAAAGGGGAGAATTTCAGAGGAAGGTccgtgagtttttttttttaaaaaaaaggtgCGTGTATGCTTGGGTTGTTCAAGGGACTCGTTGTGTTGCATGGGGGCTTGGGGCTCGACCAGGGCTGGGGTTGGGTCCTAAGGGTCATGGTCTAGGTCTGGGTTGGGTCCTAGGGTGGCTAGGGTTCGAGTTTGTGGCTGGGGAAGGAGTTTACGCAGGGTGGGGCTCTTCTCGATGTAGTTTTCTGGTGGCCGAGAGATTCCAGGGGCTGGGGCTCGgttggggctgggctaggtaGTTCATCAGGGTCCTAAGATGATGGGCAGGGGTCGGGCTAGGTGCTGGAGTAGGGGACTCGCTGCTGGTTGGACAAAACATGAGGAAGCGCAGGGAAGCTAAGGACGCGCGCAGGTTGTTTCTGTTTCAGTTGCTTCGTGCGCGGCGTCCagggcttgggctggtctgggtaGGGGCTGGccgtggtccagggatggtgAGGGTCGTGTGTGATCGCGGGTGGCTCGGCTAGAAGtgtcctagttgggttaggaATTCTACAGAAGCTAGGAGACTCACTCTCAAAACATGCAGAAAATGGGTCTTCTTTCCAGGAGAATTTGATCGACTTAGGGGCTGGTTTTAGGGGCTGGGCTTTGTCCGTAGGGTGCCTAGATGGGTTGTctagggtttggctcgaggtggctcgggcgtggctcgagtaaattgacAGATGGCTCGGTAGGTTCACTAAGGTGTCAATTCCGAAAATTTTAAGACAAAAATtgatccatgggtccacgggtgtggctcatgacttggaagggtagaataaatattaaaaatgctatgtttaaaatttggggtcaaaataacgagttttggatttattcggaatttaatcgccgcacgaaacgctaattaacgagttaattgaaaagtctagttttaagctttataaaattatggaaaattaggtttaagcctaaataattattaaaagcctaagttttcaatttgggaattttatattaaggtttggtttaatttgggattaaaacgcgttaatacgtcttatttaaggattaatttaaaagttaccaatttatgccaaataaaaatatgagaaaattcatgtaggcttaaataattatttataataattccATGTCATTAAATGcgagaaaaagataaatttcgagaattttacgtccaggggcaaaacggtctttttacacttaGGAAAATACTAAAACGCTTGGCAACGTCCcgaaggatcaaacttcacccaaaatgatatatgattgaaagcttatgataaaaatgatttttataatatatgatttatgatgatgattaaagctatttttaaatgatttttaaaatgatttatttatgcttaaagttattttaaaatgattttacgatttatgatttaattataccTGAATCATTTTAATGGTTTACTTATGctcaaaagattattttaaataaaaatatgatttttaaatgtatgtggatgcatatgtattatttgttatctatgtttagaacgtgttgagtctttagactcactaggtttgtatgatgcaggatttgattatttttggaggcggtgacgattgagtcgatcgagtgcagcagtacacacccgagggcctttatgtttccgcactagtttattagatttatgatttaaagatttATGTTCATGAGTTTagtagagatatttttatgctttatttattATTAGTGATCTTTTCCAATATCGATTTAGGAAGTTTTGGTTAGGAgatgatttaggattttgtTTTATACACTTGAGATTTAAATggttaaattattatgattcatgattatgttaaaatattttattaagtaatttagaatttatgatttaagattataaaaaaaaaaaaaaaaaaatcgaggtcgtttcaagattactcttctaatacctgtaatctataactcaagaaaacaagtatatcaatcaatcaatgcaaatatcaatgcaatgaagtaaagtatgtgatttagggaaactcaagtctcagctgactcaagtccatctcccaataccacattgacttatacctttgtcttcatgatctgacgaagacgaagactccctttcacgtctgtccatgtcaatctgaattcacaatatcgaatagactgtgtcaatctacagctcaattcaaagcctgttctgatcaatatcgaatcaagacacaatccaattcatatcgacaatatcacaatataatcaaaatcaatactgagtctgatcaatatcaattcactgatgtttcgacggtataaaaatacaatctcagtaaccccgtcaatcccaacatcacagatataatacagaaactcataatcaatatcaatatcaataccaaATTCTATATCAATTCTGTACAATCCCGCAATCCCGGCAATACAATCTTGATACAACAagtcaacaactcatctgatctCAATCTGactaatatcaatatatccagtgaTATAGTataaatcagatattaattccagtatcacaaaatcaagaataccacaattctgatatcaattcagtatatttcaatcgaatcaactctgaaaattcataacaatttcatacacagtccgttcttcagtctgacttcagatatacgatgtctactgtgtcaagaacaacatatctAACTCTTATTCAATTtagaaaatatcataaattcaaaacatgtctaaacgtagcaaaacttacgtccagttgtagtctacgttgataggaactcggtactgaagtcggatttaaaatctgacggacggatttttcgCAAATTAATTTCAAACCTCGGAACTTCAAAACCTTCCCCTCGATTTCTTTTTCCTCTGAAGATTAcgtttacatgtatatatatatatatatacacccacGCAGCATACGAGAGACCAAGTGGCGAGTTTTGAgtctgcatgccgcgcgcatatgcgcgtccttgtctcgcgcatatgcgcgagacctactggagtgctcgcgcatatgcgcgaacacaagtcgcgcatatgcgcgaggtctccTGCACAATGCGTTGGCTACTGGacatgccgcgcatgtgcgcgcctacccgccgcgcatgtgcgcggaagCTTCTGTCCTATGCGTGCATGCCTCGCGCATCTCGTTGCGCATTTGCGCGACTCGTGTCTCCCTCGCACATATTTCGTGTATTATTCCGTCTTTTCGGGCCACTCCATTCCGTCTATATTTaccgtaattaattaataaatcatttcagattaattccagattacggtaatcatacccaaatcatttcagattacggtaattaaattctagggcattacaatatgtaacacatagttatagaattaatatgcaaccctcgatgaaccaatggttgcggattcgatcgggatatttgagatgaagggaccgtactgtacgttaatcataatcgactggttcttgcaggcactatcagtgatacctaggggatcatggggcgatgctactagacgctcttaccatgatccgatgggtgcaatcagaaatgagttctgacattcttgatcaaggtgttgatgaaaagaatggggctaactagggtaagcccgaataaaggattatgtcctgaatcacaaagagttgtgaacccacggctagctgtatccctgaaccattgagggtcacacaagcactggatcgtttgttctcgtttgagagaataaaattcaaggtgttgaatttatattattatagtaaattcaagtagttgaatttatgataattaaattttgagagaataaattcaaggagttgaatttataaaattttgagaatataatttattaaactcaaaagttgagtttattaaatattaaattttggaggtgataaaattcaagaagttgaatttataataaattcaaatgttgaatttataatagatttaatttattaagctcaaaagttgagtttattaaatattaaattaaaattggtgggaagtatgtttaaggcttgtaggagtacaagtctaatatactaaataattaaagttcttaatggactttgattaattaattaaactagttagactagcccaattaattaatcaagtctattaatgttaattatgattaTTATGTTATGACTTAATTATAAAAAAGAATAATCAAGCCATAACCCTAGCACCACAAGACACCAATTTTTGAGAGTTGAGAATAGGAATTCAAAAGACTTTCAGCTATGAGATAGCATGCAATTTTAGAATCTTTTATTgacttaattaattagattaattaagttaagaaaTGATTAGAAAATAataatgatgattttgatttttaatttGGAGATAATCATCCGAAAGTTTTTTTTCCTTCCAACAAACATAATCCTCCAAATATATttagtttacttaattaattagattaattaagtaaaggATAATTAAAGATTTATTTAGATTTCTTTATTCTCAATTTTTGCATAAGATTCATTGGAGAGTTTCAAGTTTTTGCAAGACTTCTTTTCGGCTCTcccaatttgaaaaaaaaaaaaattaattttgtgcTCTCAAAAGTTTTGAACAAAAAGTGTGTTCTATCTCTTCGCAAAAATCTTCTAtactttctagtgcaagttagaagaggaacaagcaATCCGGTCGTGGACATGATTCGAAGCAGATCGAAAaacgttcgtagggatttacaacaagagctacgtccgctaaTACCGGAGTAGTTGGTGCCAAGTGAaattattcaccaaaggtatttTCTAAACGtcctatgaatgtttgattatgaaaaccatacgagcgcccaaacaaatatatttttattgtcaaaataaaataaaattttaaaacttctgctgcgtttgggcgtgtagaaaaccgggatccaacaATTATAGCATAAATGAGTGAATATACATATCGATTCAACCGAAGCCAGAAAAATCTAAACAATGAATTAAATTTCAATTgcaagaattttaaaaaaacaaaaaaaatactacttgaaaatttaaataattaccaTCCACGGGAGAATGAAACAATCTTTGTAGAAATTTTCTTCGATATTTGGTAATTTTATTATTCGATCAATATTATCAACAAACTCTAAATATTGGTTATCATCATTATTCTCCATTGTTAAGGAAGCAAAAGAAGATTACAAAAAGAGTGAAATTATCTAATCAAACTAATGAAATATTATAGGAAAAGTGAATAAATTGTAGGATTGATGAAAGGGCATATTATTcttaaaaaatatgaaattattTAAGAAGGATCAATATTGTAAGAAAGAACATTACATATCAAAAGTGGAgtgtaattataaatttttggaGTCTAAATATCATTCTCCATATTTTAGTTtcatattaatatttaattcaataaatcatatTATTGATCATTCAAT
This genomic interval from Primulina eburnea isolate SZY01 chromosome 16, ASM2296580v1, whole genome shotgun sequence contains the following:
- the LOC140816073 gene encoding uncharacterized protein, whose translation is MPPRRNVLRTDEGRQEEDIPQPPPGQDASARVLAGMARFFEQHVGNGAIGRPEPVYERFRRMHPDEFHGTTDPFMAEGWIRSLEVIFRYMDMADADRVRCTIYLLKGDASLWWEGAERGVNMATLTWEGFKRVFYDKYFTSDVRSRIKREFMSLRQGDWTVAEFVQKFDRGCHFMPLIANDAAEKLRHFLDGLRPTIRRDVILVDPADYTTAVARALRAEQSLKDIDWEMQRKRNRAQQANQSNKKPHTGPSKQPEPPKPQGQPPKGNVPKGEEKPLCKECNRPHYGKCMWGTFKCFKCGELGHKAADCTKPRQPMTGRVYVMQATEDETEPTLH